In the genome of Nocardia sp. NBC_00416, one region contains:
- the ftsW gene encoding putative lipid II flippase FtsW, producing MRARGTRQVQVGRFGAWLARPLASFHLVVTIATLLTVLGLVMVLSASSVESYADGGSAYSLFMQQMMYALVGAVLFYLALRIPFRRLRQASFPVFALSVLLLVLVLIPGVGSTVNGARRWIDLGLFSVQPSELVKVTFVVWGAHLLISRRAAGRAANDPGGLKNLLVPLVPAGLIVCLLIVLQPNLSTTIALGIVLLALLWFGGLPVRLFVAILASGAIAALALALSAGYRSDRMRAFFNPADDPQGINYQARQAMYSLADGGLWGRGLGQSRAKWSYLPNSHNDFIFAIIGEELGFLGCALVLGLFALFVYTGLRIAARSVDPFLRLLTATATTWITGQALINIGYVVGLLPVTGLQLPLVSAGGSSLALTLLMFGVIANAARHEPEAVAALHAGQDGRVSRLLRLPKPEVYHPARVRAAAPARDQGPARRPARDQPRDRDEPRARSRANSRGTDTLRATRAWEPSYSVTHARERGRNR from the coding sequence ATGAGAGCACGCGGTACGCGGCAGGTTCAGGTGGGCCGATTCGGCGCCTGGCTGGCGCGGCCGCTGGCCTCGTTCCATCTGGTCGTCACCATCGCCACTCTGCTCACCGTGCTGGGTCTGGTGATGGTGTTGTCGGCGTCGAGCGTGGAGTCCTATGCCGACGGTGGTTCGGCCTATTCGCTGTTCATGCAGCAGATGATGTACGCGCTGGTCGGTGCGGTGCTGTTCTATCTGGCGTTGCGGATACCGTTCCGGCGGTTGCGGCAGGCGTCTTTTCCGGTGTTCGCGCTCTCGGTGCTGCTGCTGGTGCTGGTGCTGATCCCGGGCGTCGGCAGTACCGTCAACGGCGCCCGCCGCTGGATCGATCTGGGACTCTTCTCGGTCCAGCCCTCGGAGCTGGTGAAGGTGACGTTCGTGGTGTGGGGCGCCCATCTGCTCATCTCGCGGCGGGCCGCGGGGCGTGCGGCCAATGATCCGGGCGGTTTGAAGAACCTTCTGGTTCCGCTCGTGCCCGCGGGTCTGATCGTCTGCTTGCTCATCGTCTTGCAGCCGAACCTGTCCACCACCATCGCGCTCGGCATCGTGCTGCTGGCCCTGCTGTGGTTCGGCGGTCTGCCGGTGCGGTTGTTCGTCGCGATTCTGGCCTCGGGCGCGATCGCCGCCCTGGCGCTGGCACTCTCGGCCGGGTACCGCTCCGACCGGATGCGCGCGTTCTTCAATCCCGCCGACGACCCGCAGGGCATCAACTATCAGGCCCGTCAGGCGATGTACTCGCTCGCCGACGGCGGGCTGTGGGGCCGGGGCCTCGGGCAGAGCCGGGCCAAATGGAGCTATCTGCCCAACTCACACAACGATTTCATCTTCGCCATCATCGGTGAGGAACTCGGTTTCCTGGGTTGTGCGCTGGTGCTGGGCCTGTTCGCGTTGTTCGTCTACACCGGCCTGCGGATCGCGGCCCGTTCGGTGGACCCCTTCCTGCGTTTGCTCACCGCGACCGCCACGACCTGGATCACCGGCCAGGCGCTGATCAACATCGGGTATGTGGTCGGTCTGCTGCCGGTCACCGGGTTGCAGCTGCCGCTGGTATCGGCGGGCGGTTCCTCGCTGGCGCTCACCCTGCTGATGTTCGGCGTCATCGCCAATGCGGCCCGGCACGAACCCGAGGCGGTGGCGGCGCTGCACGCCGGACAGGACGGGCGGGTCAGCCGGCTGCTGCGGCTGCCCAAACCCGAGGTCTACCATCCGGCTCGGGTCCGCGCCGCCGCGCCGGCCCGTGACCAAGGGCCCGCCCGCCGCCCGGCGCGCGATCAGCCCCGGGACCGGGACGAGCCGCGCGCCCGGTCGCGGGCCAACAGCAGGGGCACCGACACCCTGCGGGCCACCCGGGCCTGGGAACCCAGCTATTCGGTGACACACGCACGAGAACGGGGAAGAAACAGGTGA
- the mraY gene encoding phospho-N-acetylmuramoyl-pentapeptide-transferase has protein sequence MRQILFAAAIALTVSILLTPLLIRIFARQGFGQEIRVDGPASHQSKRGTPTMGGVAIIIGMWAGYLGSHLIGIGYDAEGPTASALLVLGLATALGVVGFIDDFIKIRKGRNLGLTAAGKYLGQITAAVVFGVLALQFPGGSGLSPASRQLSYVRDINTVSMSVVVFLAFVCLIVVAWSNAVNLTDGLDGLAAGSMSLVMGGYVVITFWQYYHSCETKPETGCYNVRDPLDLALVCAAGTAACIGFLWWNAAPAKIFMGDTGSLALGGLLAGLSITTRTELLMVVIGALFVAEAASVVLQVAVFRTTRNRLFKMAPFHHHFELSKWAETTVIIRFWLLAAIASAAGLSLFYSEYLSAVG, from the coding sequence ATGAGACAGATCTTGTTCGCGGCGGCGATCGCACTGACGGTGTCGATCCTGTTGACCCCTTTGCTGATCCGGATATTCGCCCGGCAGGGTTTCGGTCAGGAGATACGGGTCGACGGTCCGGCCAGCCATCAGTCCAAACGCGGTACACCCACCATGGGCGGGGTGGCGATCATCATCGGTATGTGGGCCGGCTACCTCGGCTCCCATCTGATCGGGATCGGCTACGACGCCGAGGGACCCACGGCCTCGGCGCTCTTGGTGCTGGGTCTGGCCACCGCGCTGGGCGTGGTCGGTTTCATCGACGATTTCATCAAGATCCGCAAGGGTCGCAACCTGGGTCTCACCGCCGCGGGCAAATACCTGGGACAGATCACCGCGGCGGTCGTCTTCGGTGTACTGGCGCTGCAGTTCCCGGGGGGCAGCGGACTTTCCCCGGCCAGCCGGCAACTGTCCTATGTGCGCGATATCAACACCGTCTCCATGAGCGTGGTGGTGTTCCTGGCCTTCGTCTGCCTCATCGTCGTCGCCTGGTCGAACGCGGTGAACCTGACCGACGGTCTGGACGGACTGGCTGCCGGATCCATGAGCCTGGTGATGGGCGGCTACGTCGTCATCACCTTCTGGCAGTACTACCACTCCTGCGAGACCAAACCCGAGACCGGCTGTTACAACGTGCGCGACCCGCTGGATCTGGCGCTGGTCTGCGCCGCGGGTACCGCCGCGTGTATCGGATTCCTGTGGTGGAACGCCGCGCCCGCCAAGATATTCATGGGCGATACCGGATCCCTGGCGCTCGGCGGTCTGCTCGCCGGGCTGTCCATCACCACCCGGACCGAGCTGCTGATGGTCGTCATCGGTGCGCTGTTCGTCGCCGAGGCGGCCTCGGTGGTGCTGCAGGTGGCGGTTTTCCGGACCACCCGCAACCGGTTGTTCAAGATGGCGCCGTTCCATCATCATTTCGAGCTGAGCAAATGGGCGGAGACTACGGTGATCATCAGGTTCTGGCTGCTGGCAGCGATAGCCTCGGCAGCCGGACTCTCGTTGTTCTACAGCGAATATCTCTCCGCGGTCGGGTGA
- a CDS encoding cell division protein FtsQ/DivIB: MGGLRRYRLWALPALAVLITLVALAWFTPLMSVREVRIEGAGAIPEDEIRELLQVPATGSILRIDTAAMAARVATMPKVRSARVQRVLPSTVRVRIEERAPVLYYDTPEGAHLLDAGGIEYAIEPAPIGVPKLRTASPSGADALTRAAVTVATVLPPELEAQVETVHAEGASNISLTLRDGRTVLWGSSEDGERKSAVVLPLLTRPGTVFDVSSPSLVTVK; the protein is encoded by the coding sequence GTGGGCGGATTGCGGCGTTACCGGCTGTGGGCGTTGCCCGCGCTCGCCGTGTTGATCACACTGGTCGCGCTCGCCTGGTTCACGCCGCTGATGTCGGTCCGCGAGGTGCGGATCGAAGGGGCGGGCGCGATACCGGAGGACGAGATCCGCGAGCTGCTACAGGTTCCGGCGACGGGTTCGATTCTGCGGATAGATACGGCCGCGATGGCCGCGCGGGTGGCGACCATGCCGAAGGTCCGCAGTGCGCGGGTGCAGCGGGTGCTGCCGTCGACGGTGCGGGTGCGGATCGAGGAACGAGCTCCGGTGCTGTACTACGACACTCCCGAGGGCGCCCATCTGCTGGACGCCGGCGGGATCGAGTACGCCATCGAGCCCGCGCCGATCGGAGTTCCGAAGTTGCGCACCGCCAGTCCGAGTGGGGCCGACGCCCTCACCCGGGCCGCGGTCACGGTGGCGACGGTGCTGCCGCCGGAACTGGAGGCGCAGGTGGAAACCGTGCACGCCGAGGGCGCGTCGAATATTTCGCTGACACTGCGCGACGGTCGCACGGTACTGTGGGGCAGCAGCGAGGACGGCGAACGCAAATCGGCGGTGGTGCTGCCGCTGCTGACTCGTCCGGGAACCGTGTTCGACGTCTCGAGTCCCAGTCTGGTGACGGTAAAATGA
- the murD gene encoding UDP-N-acetylmuramoyl-L-alanine--D-glutamate ligase gives MLEFLRGRDVLVAGWGVSGRSLITPLRDIGARPVVTDSGAAALAEAAELGLDIAPAADLARTDWSRFALVITSPGWRPDSPVLASAVSEGIPVWGDVEFAWWVDQARIYGPVRKWLVVTGTNGKTTTTSMTHSILRAAGVPSVACGNIGLPILDALRRNPGPQVLAVELSSFQLHWAPSVRPEAGVVLNVAEDHLDWHGGLDAYAAAKSRALLGRVGVVGLDDPVAASLARRSKARRTIGFRIGVPADGELGVVDGKLLDRAFTKAAILAEAKEISPPGPAGIADALAAAALTRAIDVAPQFVREGLIEHKVGPHRSALVRELGGVEFIDDSKATNPHAARSSILAHQQVVWLAGGQLKGAGVEDLVEEVAERLIAVVLFGVDAPVIAAALARHAPEVPVVELDTRDHAGMGQAAMDEAITGTPNTDIADAVMDRAVREAAAFAGPGDTVLLAPAAASLDMFTDYTHRGRSFAAAVEDLKDEDLGRRL, from the coding sequence ATGTTGGAATTCCTACGCGGCCGTGATGTGCTGGTCGCGGGGTGGGGCGTCTCGGGTCGTTCGCTGATCACTCCGCTGCGCGATATCGGAGCCCGTCCGGTGGTCACCGACAGCGGGGCCGCGGCCCTGGCCGAAGCCGCCGAACTGGGGTTGGATATCGCGCCCGCGGCCGATCTGGCGCGAACCGATTGGTCGCGGTTCGCGCTGGTGATCACGAGCCCCGGCTGGCGACCGGACTCCCCGGTCCTGGCCTCGGCGGTGTCCGAGGGCATCCCGGTCTGGGGCGACGTCGAGTTCGCGTGGTGGGTGGACCAGGCCCGGATCTACGGTCCCGTCCGTAAATGGCTGGTGGTCACCGGAACCAACGGTAAGACCACGACCACGTCGATGACCCATTCCATTCTGCGCGCCGCCGGTGTCCCCAGTGTCGCCTGCGGCAATATCGGGCTGCCGATCCTCGACGCGCTGCGCCGCAATCCGGGGCCGCAGGTACTGGCCGTGGAGCTGTCGTCGTTCCAGCTGCACTGGGCGCCGTCGGTGCGTCCGGAAGCCGGAGTGGTGCTGAACGTGGCCGAGGATCACCTGGACTGGCACGGCGGGCTCGACGCCTACGCGGCCGCGAAATCGCGGGCGCTGCTGGGGCGGGTAGGCGTGGTCGGGCTCGACGATCCGGTGGCCGCCAGCCTGGCGCGGCGGTCGAAGGCCCGCCGCACCATCGGATTCCGGATCGGGGTACCGGCCGACGGTGAACTCGGTGTGGTCGACGGCAAACTGCTGGACCGCGCCTTCACCAAGGCCGCGATCCTCGCCGAGGCCAAGGAGATCAGCCCACCCGGGCCGGCCGGCATCGCCGACGCGCTGGCCGCCGCGGCGTTGACGCGGGCGATCGATGTGGCGCCGCAGTTCGTCCGGGAAGGACTGATCGAGCACAAGGTCGGACCGCATCGGTCGGCGCTGGTTCGGGAACTGGGCGGGGTCGAGTTCATCGACGATTCCAAGGCCACCAACCCCCACGCGGCGCGATCGTCGATCCTCGCCCATCAGCAGGTCGTCTGGCTGGCCGGTGGTCAGCTCAAGGGCGCTGGGGTCGAGGATCTGGTGGAGGAGGTCGCTGAGCGGCTGATCGCGGTCGTGCTGTTCGGTGTCGACGCTCCGGTCATCGCGGCCGCGCTGGCGCGACACGCGCCGGAAGTCCCCGTGGTCGAGTTGGATACGCGGGATCATGCCGGGATGGGGCAGGCAGCGATGGACGAAGCGATCACCGGCACGCCGAACACCGATATCGCCGACGCGGTCATGGACCGCGCGGTGCGGGAGGCGGCGGCGTTCGCCGGACCGGGCGATACCGTGCTGTTGGCGCCGGCGGCCGCCTCACTGGACATGTTCACCGATTACACCCACCGCGGTCGCAGCTTCGCCGCCGCGGTCGAGGACCTGAAGGACGAGGACCTCGGGCGGCGGTTATGA
- the murC gene encoding UDP-N-acetylmuramate--L-alanine ligase, giving the protein MVGIGGAGMSGIARILLSRGGAVSGSDAKESRGVLALRARGAQVRIGHDAGALDLLPGGPTVVVTTYAAIPKTNPELVEAHRRDIPVLLRPTVLAALMSGHRTLLVSGTHGKTSTTSMLIVSLQHCGLDPSFAVGGELNEAGTNAHHGSGDIFVAEADESDGSLLQYDPDVAVVTNIESDHLDFFGSDEAYTQVFDDFTDRLADGGLLVVCLDDPGARALAERTGQRLAARGVRVLGYGSGELPDAPVPVGVRLYSWEPRDVGGIAQFQLDGEPAPRTLRLSVPGRHMALNALAALLAARAAGADVDEIIQGLESFGGVHRRFQFVGRENRVRVFDDYAHHPTEVRAVLGAAAELVEQEARDGALSRRGRVIVVFQPHLYSRTATFAAEFGAALDLADEVVVLDVYGAREEPLPGVNGALVAQSVGKPVHYQPDMSRVGRQVAGLAQPGDVVITMGAGDVTMLGSQILDGLRARPQYGR; this is encoded by the coding sequence ATGGTCGGCATCGGCGGCGCCGGAATGTCGGGGATCGCTCGTATTCTGCTGTCGCGCGGCGGCGCGGTCTCCGGCTCCGACGCCAAGGAGAGCCGTGGTGTGCTCGCGTTGCGGGCGCGGGGCGCGCAGGTGCGCATCGGCCACGATGCCGGAGCGCTGGACCTGCTGCCCGGCGGCCCGACGGTGGTGGTGACGACCTACGCCGCCATCCCGAAGACCAATCCCGAACTGGTGGAGGCGCATCGCCGCGATATCCCGGTGCTGCTGCGGCCGACCGTCCTGGCCGCACTGATGAGCGGCCATCGCACTCTGCTCGTGTCGGGGACGCACGGCAAAACCTCCACCACTTCGATGCTGATCGTCTCGCTGCAGCACTGCGGGCTGGACCCGTCGTTCGCGGTGGGCGGCGAACTCAACGAGGCGGGCACCAACGCCCATCACGGCAGCGGCGATATCTTCGTCGCCGAGGCCGATGAGAGCGACGGCTCGCTGCTGCAGTACGACCCGGATGTCGCGGTCGTCACCAATATCGAATCCGATCATCTGGATTTCTTCGGGTCCGACGAGGCCTATACCCAGGTGTTCGACGATTTCACCGACCGGTTGGCCGACGGCGGACTGCTGGTGGTGTGCCTGGACGATCCGGGGGCGCGGGCGCTGGCGGAAAGGACCGGGCAGCGGCTGGCCGCCCGCGGTGTCCGGGTTCTCGGCTACGGCTCGGGGGAGCTGCCCGACGCGCCGGTTCCCGTGGGTGTGCGGCTCTACAGCTGGGAACCACGGGATGTCGGCGGTATCGCGCAGTTCCAACTCGACGGCGAACCCGCGCCGCGCACCCTGCGGCTGTCGGTGCCGGGCCGGCATATGGCGCTCAACGCGCTGGCCGCGCTGCTGGCCGCGCGGGCGGCCGGCGCCGATGTGGACGAGATAATCCAGGGGCTGGAGAGTTTCGGCGGTGTGCACCGGCGGTTCCAGTTCGTGGGCCGGGAGAATCGGGTCCGGGTCTTCGACGACTACGCCCACCATCCCACCGAGGTCCGGGCGGTGCTCGGCGCCGCCGCCGAACTGGTCGAGCAGGAGGCACGCGACGGTGCGCTGTCGCGCCGGGGCCGGGTGATAGTGGTCTTCCAGCCGCATCTGTACAGCCGCACCGCGACTTTCGCGGCCGAATTCGGCGCCGCGCTGGATCTGGCCGACGAAGTGGTGGTGCTCGATGTGTACGGGGCCCGGGAGGAGCCGTTGCCTGGGGTCAACGGCGCGCTGGTCGCCCAGTCGGTCGGCAAACCCGTGCACTACCAGCCGGATATGTCCAGGGTGGGCCGGCAGGTGGCCGGTTTGGCGCAGCCCGGCGATGTGGTGATCACGATGGGCGCGGGCGATGTCACGATGCTCGGCAGCCAGATCCTGGACGGACTACGCGCGCGTCCGCAGTACGGGCGGTGA
- a CDS encoding UDP-N-acetylmuramoyl-tripeptide--D-alanyl-D-alanine ligase yields MIEMTLRDIAEVVGGQLHDLGDPEVRVTGSVEFDSRRVGPGDIFLALPGERVDGHDYAAAAIEAGAVAVLAARPVGVPAIVVEPAPESVPSNSLALSHDLTGAGAAVLTALAALARESVSRLVAAGGLTVVGVTGSSGKTSTKDLLAAVLAPLGPVVAPPGSFNNELGHPWTALRADPSTRFLVLELSARGPGHIAALARVAPPSIGVVLNVGTAHLGEFGSREAIAKTKGELVEALPATGLAVLNADDAQVSAMAARTEARVVTVGHSAGARIRATGTTLDDEARASFTLHTPLGDRPVTLAVHGEHQVGNALSAAAVALECGADLDTVVAALSGARAASARRMDVRTSGAGVTVINDSYNANPDSMRAALKALVTMARSGDTPRRSWAVLGEMAELGPESVVEHDGIGRLAVRLDVDRLIVVGTGRPSRGMHQGAVMEGSWGEESVLVPDIEAAVELLDAEVGAGDVVLVKASQSVGLWAVAEQLLAVGEKDTGAGTPASGGAGAADGVSTEAVR; encoded by the coding sequence ATGATCGAAATGACACTGCGGGATATCGCCGAGGTCGTGGGCGGACAGCTGCACGACCTCGGTGACCCGGAGGTGAGGGTGACCGGATCGGTCGAATTCGATTCGCGCCGCGTCGGTCCCGGGGACATCTTCCTCGCGCTGCCCGGCGAGCGCGTCGACGGCCACGACTACGCGGCCGCGGCGATCGAAGCGGGTGCGGTCGCGGTGCTGGCCGCCCGGCCGGTGGGCGTACCCGCCATCGTCGTCGAGCCCGCACCGGAATCGGTGCCGTCGAATTCGCTTGCGCTGAGCCATGATTTGACCGGGGCGGGCGCCGCCGTGCTGACCGCGCTGGCCGCGCTGGCACGGGAGAGCGTTTCGCGCCTGGTCGCGGCCGGCGGGCTGACCGTGGTCGGCGTCACCGGATCGTCGGGTAAGACGTCGACCAAAGATCTGCTGGCGGCGGTGCTCGCGCCGCTCGGCCCGGTGGTGGCCCCGCCCGGATCCTTCAACAACGAACTGGGTCATCCGTGGACCGCTCTGCGCGCTGATCCCTCGACCCGCTTCCTGGTATTGGAACTATCGGCCCGGGGGCCGGGGCATATCGCGGCGCTCGCCCGGGTGGCGCCCCCGAGTATCGGAGTGGTGCTCAACGTCGGCACGGCGCATCTGGGTGAGTTCGGCAGCCGCGAAGCGATCGCCAAAACCAAGGGCGAACTCGTCGAAGCTCTGCCGGCGACCGGTCTGGCGGTATTGAACGCCGACGATGCGCAGGTCAGCGCGATGGCGGCGCGAACCGAGGCCAGGGTGGTGACGGTTGGGCACTCCGCCGGCGCGCGGATCCGGGCCACCGGGACCACCCTCGACGATGAGGCGCGGGCATCGTTCACGCTGCACACGCCGCTCGGCGACCGCCCGGTGACACTCGCCGTGCACGGAGAACACCAGGTCGGTAATGCGCTGTCGGCGGCCGCGGTGGCGCTGGAATGCGGTGCCGATCTGGACACCGTCGTCGCGGCGCTCTCCGGCGCCCGCGCGGCGTCGGCGCGGCGGATGGACGTCCGCACCAGCGGGGCGGGGGTCACGGTGATCAACGATTCCTACAACGCCAATCCGGATTCCATGCGGGCCGCGCTGAAAGCGCTGGTCACCATGGCCCGGTCCGGCGACACGCCCCGGCGGAGCTGGGCGGTTCTCGGCGAAATGGCCGAACTCGGCCCGGAATCGGTGGTGGAGCACGACGGTATCGGGCGCCTCGCGGTCCGCCTGGATGTGGACCGGCTCATCGTCGTCGGCACCGGACGACCCTCCCGGGGCATGCACCAGGGAGCGGTCATGGAAGGCTCATGGGGTGAGGAGTCGGTGCTCGTCCCGGATATCGAAGCGGCCGTTGAACTGCTCGACGCCGAAGTCGGCGCGGGCGACGTGGTGCTGGTGAAGGCATCGCAATCGGTCGGCCTGTGGGCGGTGGCGGAACAACTGCTGGCCGTGGGTGAGAAGGACACGGGTGCCGGCACACCGGCATCCGGCGGCGCCGGCGCCGCCGACGGGGTGAGCACGGAGGCAGTGCGATGA
- the ftsZ gene encoding cell division protein FtsZ — MTPPHNYLAVIKVVGIGGGGVNAVNRMIEQGLKGVEFIAVNTDAQALLMSDADVKLDVGRELTRGLGAGADPEVGRKAAEDHKDEIEEVLKGADMVFVTAGEGGGTGTGGAPVVASIARKLGALTIGVVTRPFSFEGKRRGNQAEVGINLLRESCDTLIVIPNDRLLQLGDAAVSLMDAFRSADEVLLNGVQGITDLITTPGLINVDFADVKSVMSGAGSALMGIGSSRGEGRSVKAAEAAINSPLLEASMDGAHGVLLSIAGGSDLGLFEINEAASLVQEAAHIEANIIFGTVIDDSLGDEVRVTVIAAGFDGGGPARRTFDAATTRGSLGSGRTAEISAQSRTAELGQSRTAELGAGRGHSEEPVSPRSSDPGSSIARGPAPSYRDTERTRPPVDPTLSHSGRSHLQSPPDLPDDDDDDVDVPDFMRR; from the coding sequence ATGACGCCCCCGCACAACTACCTTGCCGTGATCAAGGTCGTCGGTATCGGCGGCGGCGGCGTGAACGCCGTCAACCGAATGATCGAGCAGGGTCTCAAGGGTGTCGAGTTCATCGCGGTGAACACCGACGCCCAGGCACTGCTGATGAGCGATGCCGACGTGAAGCTCGATGTCGGGCGGGAGCTCACCCGGGGACTCGGCGCGGGCGCCGACCCCGAGGTCGGCCGTAAGGCCGCCGAGGACCACAAGGACGAGATCGAAGAGGTGCTCAAGGGCGCCGATATGGTCTTCGTGACCGCGGGCGAGGGCGGCGGTACCGGTACCGGCGGCGCTCCCGTCGTGGCCAGTATCGCGCGGAAACTGGGCGCGCTGACCATAGGTGTGGTCACCCGCCCGTTCTCCTTCGAGGGCAAGCGGCGCGGTAACCAGGCCGAGGTCGGGATCAACCTGCTGCGCGAATCCTGCGACACCCTGATCGTCATTCCCAACGATCGGCTGCTGCAACTCGGCGATGCCGCGGTAAGCCTCATGGACGCTTTCCGGTCGGCCGACGAGGTGCTCCTGAACGGTGTCCAGGGCATCACCGACCTGATCACCACCCCGGGCCTGATCAACGTCGACTTCGCGGACGTCAAGAGCGTGATGTCGGGGGCCGGCAGCGCGCTCATGGGGATCGGATCGTCGCGCGGCGAGGGGCGGTCGGTCAAAGCGGCCGAGGCGGCGATCAATTCGCCCCTGCTGGAAGCGTCCATGGACGGCGCGCACGGGGTGCTGCTCTCGATCGCCGGTGGTTCGGATCTCGGCCTGTTCGAGATCAACGAGGCCGCGTCCCTGGTGCAGGAAGCCGCGCATATCGAGGCCAACATCATCTTCGGTACGGTCATCGACGATTCGCTCGGCGACGAGGTGCGGGTCACCGTGATCGCCGCGGGATTCGACGGCGGCGGTCCGGCGCGGCGTACCTTCGACGCGGCGACCACGCGGGGTTCGCTCGGCTCCGGGCGGACCGCCGAGATCTCCGCCCAGTCGCGGACCGCCGAACTCGGGCAGTCGCGTACGGCCGAACTCGGTGCGGGCCGCGGCCATTCCGAGGAACCGGTCTCCCCACGGTCGTCGGATCCGGGCTCGTCCATTGCGCGCGGTCCGGCACCGAGTTACCGGGATACCGAGCGCACGCGGCCGCCGGTGGATCCGACGCTGAGTCACAGCGGCCGGTCGCATCTCCAGTCGCCGCCGGACCTGCCCGACGATGACGACGACGATGTCGACGTTCCGGATTTCATGCGCCGCTGA
- the murG gene encoding undecaprenyldiphospho-muramoylpentapeptide beta-N-acetylglucosaminyltransferase: protein MSAPQSANEHTARRADGISVIVAGGGTAGHIEPALAVADALRRLDPGIRVTALGTRRGLETTLVPERGYPLELIPPVPLPRKPSADLLRLPSRIRASVTRTREIIDAVEADVIVGFGGYVALPAYLAAGRGLRRRRRAVPVVVHEANAKAGIANKVGARRAARVLAAVPDSGLAADIVGIPVRSAITSLDRAGLRAQARAHFGLPTDGPVLLVFGGSQGARSLNDAISGAAPQLAAAGISVLHAHGPKNTLDVVSVDPAAPYVAVPYLSRMDLAYAAADAVVCRSGAMTVAEVSAVGLPAVYVPLPHGNGEQELNARPVVAAGGGRIVPDSELSPKYVIDEVIPLLTQPARIAEMGRAAAGAGHRDAADEVARIVLRAAGR, encoded by the coding sequence GTGAGCGCACCTCAGTCCGCCAACGAGCACACGGCGCGGCGCGCGGACGGGATATCGGTGATCGTCGCGGGCGGCGGCACCGCCGGGCATATCGAACCGGCCTTGGCCGTGGCCGATGCGCTGCGACGGCTCGATCCCGGAATCCGGGTGACCGCGCTGGGGACTCGGCGCGGTCTGGAGACGACCCTGGTGCCCGAACGCGGCTACCCCCTCGAACTGATTCCGCCGGTGCCGTTACCGCGCAAACCCAGCGCGGATCTGCTGCGCCTGCCGAGCCGGATCCGGGCGTCGGTGACCCGGACGCGCGAGATCATCGATGCGGTCGAGGCCGATGTGATCGTCGGGTTCGGTGGGTATGTGGCGCTGCCCGCGTATCTCGCCGCGGGCCGCGGCCTGCGGCGGCGGCGCCGTGCGGTGCCGGTGGTGGTCCACGAAGCGAATGCGAAAGCGGGTATCGCCAACAAGGTCGGCGCCCGGCGCGCGGCCCGGGTACTCGCGGCAGTACCGGATTCCGGGCTCGCCGCCGATATCGTCGGCATCCCGGTGCGCTCCGCGATCACCTCACTCGACCGGGCCGGGTTGCGCGCGCAGGCCCGTGCGCATTTCGGATTGCCCACCGATGGTCCGGTGCTGTTGGTGTTCGGCGGTTCCCAGGGTGCGCGCTCGCTCAATGACGCGATCTCCGGCGCCGCGCCGCAACTGGCCGCCGCCGGAATCTCGGTGCTGCACGCGCACGGCCCGAAGAACACTCTCGACGTCGTGTCCGTCGACCCCGCCGCCCCCTACGTGGCCGTGCCCTATCTCTCCCGGATGGACCTCGCCTACGCCGCGGCCGACGCGGTGGTCTGCCGCTCCGGGGCGATGACCGTCGCCGAAGTGTCGGCGGTGGGGCTGCCCGCGGTGTATGTGCCGTTGCCGCACGGAAACGGCGAACAGGAACTCAATGCCCGACCCGTCGTCGCGGCCGGTGGTGGCAGAATCGTTCCCGACTCCGAACTGTCCCCGAAATATGTGATCGACGAGGTGATACCGCTGCTCACGCAACCAGCACGCATTGCCGAGATGGGCCGCGCCGCCGCCGGCGCCGGCCACCGCGACGCCGCCGACGAGGTCGCGCGGATCGTGTTGCGGGCGGCGGGCCGGTGA